From one Anopheles cruzii chromosome 3, idAnoCruzAS_RS32_06, whole genome shotgun sequence genomic stretch:
- the LOC128275477 gene encoding pyruvate dehydrogenase (acetyl-transferring) kinase, mitochondrial isoform X1, which yields MRLFSMRMSNVNKMLDFYSQFNPSPLSIKQFIDFGLNACPRKSYIFLRKELPVRLANIMKEITLLPESLLRMPSVGLVSAWYVKSFEEVLAFEKTDPSETNLEKFCKSLIQIRDRHSDVVQTMAQGILELKESRNGSIELSTELSIQYFLDRLYMSRISIRMLINQHTILFGEIPQTGRHIGSIDPLCDPHMVVNDAYENARFLCDQYYLASPELEVVEHNEIDKGNSIKIVYVPSHLYHMLFELFKNAMRAVMEHHGTEDDVPPIKVTIVKGKEDICVKMSDQGGGIPRSQVDQLFKYMYSTAPQPPKSKTDLPLVPLAGYGYGLPISRLYARYFHGDLVLFSCEGYGSDAIIYLKAFSDEANELLPIFNKTSTRFYKATVPTGDWSNQNSDMHSKQINVQTRRVGFLGTNAN from the exons ATGAGGCTATTTTCAATGCGAATGTCCAACGTAAACAAGATGTTGGATTTTTACTCCCAGTTTAATCCTTCGCCACTAAGCATAAAGCAATTTATTGACTTTG GCTTAAATGCATGCCCACGAAAGTCGTATATTTTCCTGCGGAAAGAACTACCTGTTCGTCTGGCGAATATAATGAAGGAAATCACCCTACTTCCAGAAAGTTTACTTCGAATGCCATCCGTAGGTTTAGTCAGCGCGTGGTACGTGAAAAGTTTCGAAGAGGTGCTCGCCTTCGAGAAAACCGATCCATCAGAAACTAACTTGGAGAA ATTTTGCAAATCACTCATACAAATCCGTGACCGCCACTCCGATGTAGTCCAAACAATGGCACAGGGTATATTGGAGCTGAAAGAAAGCCGCAACGGATCTATTGAACTATCCACTGAGCTGTCTATTCAGTATTTTCTCGATCGTCTTTACATGTCTCGTATTAGTATACGCATGCTTATCAATCAGCACA CAATACTGTTTGGAGAAATACCCCAAACGGGACGACATATTGGTAGCATAGATCCTTTATGTGATCCTCACATGGTCGTTAACGATGCTTACGAAAATGCTCGCTTTCTATGTGATCAATACTATCTAGCAAGTCCGGAGCTTGAGGTCGTCGAACATAACG AAATAGACAAGGGAAATTCAATCAAGATTGTGTATGTACCTTCCCACTTGTACCACATGTTGTTTGAACTTTTCAAAAATGCGATGCGTGCCGTCATGGAacaccacggaacggaagacgATGTCCCACCGATAAAGGTTACAATAGTGAAAGGCAAAGAAGATATTTGTGTTAAAATGTCCGACCAGGGCGGTGGCATTCCGCGTTCACAAGTGGATCAACTGTTCAAATACATGTACAGTACAGCGCCTCAACCGCCGAAATCAAAAACCGATTTACCATTGGTTCCGCTAGCGG GTTATGGATACGGTTTACCAATATCTAGATTGTATGCTCGTTACTTTCACGGTGATTTAGTTTTGTTCTCTTGTGAAGGCTATGGATCGGATGCAATTATTTATCTGAAA GCTTTTTCTGATGAAGCAAACGAATTACTTCCGatattcaacaaaacaagcaCACGATTCTACAAAGCAACCGTGCCGACCGGAGACTGGTCGAATCAG AATTCGGACATGCACtccaaacaaataaatgttcaaacCAGACGTGTCGGCTTTCTTGGAACGAATGCGAATTGA
- the LOC128275477 gene encoding pyruvate dehydrogenase (acetyl-transferring) kinase, mitochondrial isoform X2, producing the protein MRLFSMRMSNVNKMLDFYSQFNPSPLSIKQFIDFGLNACPRKSYIFLRKELPVRLANIMKEITLLPESLLRMPSVGLVSAWYVKSFEEVLAFEKTDPSETNLEKFCKSLIQIRDRHSDVVQTMAQGILELKESRNGSIELSTELSIQYFLDRLYMSRISIRMLINQHTILFGEIPQTGRHIGSIDPLCDPHMVVNDAYENARFLCDQYYLASPELEVVEHNDKGNSIKIVYVPSHLYHMLFELFKNAMRAVMEHHGTEDDVPPIKVTIVKGKEDICVKMSDQGGGIPRSQVDQLFKYMYSTAPQPPKSKTDLPLVPLAGYGYGLPISRLYARYFHGDLVLFSCEGYGSDAIIYLKAFSDEANELLPIFNKTSTRFYKATVPTGDWSNQNSDMHSKQINVQTRRVGFLGTNAN; encoded by the exons ATGAGGCTATTTTCAATGCGAATGTCCAACGTAAACAAGATGTTGGATTTTTACTCCCAGTTTAATCCTTCGCCACTAAGCATAAAGCAATTTATTGACTTTG GCTTAAATGCATGCCCACGAAAGTCGTATATTTTCCTGCGGAAAGAACTACCTGTTCGTCTGGCGAATATAATGAAGGAAATCACCCTACTTCCAGAAAGTTTACTTCGAATGCCATCCGTAGGTTTAGTCAGCGCGTGGTACGTGAAAAGTTTCGAAGAGGTGCTCGCCTTCGAGAAAACCGATCCATCAGAAACTAACTTGGAGAA ATTTTGCAAATCACTCATACAAATCCGTGACCGCCACTCCGATGTAGTCCAAACAATGGCACAGGGTATATTGGAGCTGAAAGAAAGCCGCAACGGATCTATTGAACTATCCACTGAGCTGTCTATTCAGTATTTTCTCGATCGTCTTTACATGTCTCGTATTAGTATACGCATGCTTATCAATCAGCACA CAATACTGTTTGGAGAAATACCCCAAACGGGACGACATATTGGTAGCATAGATCCTTTATGTGATCCTCACATGGTCGTTAACGATGCTTACGAAAATGCTCGCTTTCTATGTGATCAATACTATCTAGCAAGTCCGGAGCTTGAGGTCGTCGAACATAACG ACAAGGGAAATTCAATCAAGATTGTGTATGTACCTTCCCACTTGTACCACATGTTGTTTGAACTTTTCAAAAATGCGATGCGTGCCGTCATGGAacaccacggaacggaagacgATGTCCCACCGATAAAGGTTACAATAGTGAAAGGCAAAGAAGATATTTGTGTTAAAATGTCCGACCAGGGCGGTGGCATTCCGCGTTCACAAGTGGATCAACTGTTCAAATACATGTACAGTACAGCGCCTCAACCGCCGAAATCAAAAACCGATTTACCATTGGTTCCGCTAGCGG GTTATGGATACGGTTTACCAATATCTAGATTGTATGCTCGTTACTTTCACGGTGATTTAGTTTTGTTCTCTTGTGAAGGCTATGGATCGGATGCAATTATTTATCTGAAA GCTTTTTCTGATGAAGCAAACGAATTACTTCCGatattcaacaaaacaagcaCACGATTCTACAAAGCAACCGTGCCGACCGGAGACTGGTCGAATCAG AATTCGGACATGCACtccaaacaaataaatgttcaaacCAGACGTGTCGGCTTTCTTGGAACGAATGCGAATTGA
- the LOC128275477 gene encoding pyruvate dehydrogenase (acetyl-transferring) kinase, mitochondrial isoform X3 has product MRLFSMRMSNVNKMLDFYSQFNPSPLSIKQFIDFGLNACPRKSYIFLRKELPVRLANIMKEITLLPESLLRMPSVGLVSAWYVKSFEEVLAFEKTDPSETNLEKFCKSLIQIRDRHSDVVQTMAQGILELKESRNGSIELSTELSIQYFLDRLYMSRISIRMLINQHTILFGEIPQTGRHIGSIDPLCDPHMVVNDAYENARFLCDQYYLASPELEVVEHNEIDKGNSIKIVYVPSHLYHMLFELFKNAMRAVMEHHGTEDDVPPIKVTIVKGKEDICVKMSDQGGGIPRSQVDQLFKYMYSTAPQPPKSKTDLPLVPLAGYGYGLPISRLYARYFHGDLVLFSCEGYGSDAIIYLKAFSDEANELLPIFNKTSTRFYKATVPTGDWSNQGKNFTNRLL; this is encoded by the exons ATGAGGCTATTTTCAATGCGAATGTCCAACGTAAACAAGATGTTGGATTTTTACTCCCAGTTTAATCCTTCGCCACTAAGCATAAAGCAATTTATTGACTTTG GCTTAAATGCATGCCCACGAAAGTCGTATATTTTCCTGCGGAAAGAACTACCTGTTCGTCTGGCGAATATAATGAAGGAAATCACCCTACTTCCAGAAAGTTTACTTCGAATGCCATCCGTAGGTTTAGTCAGCGCGTGGTACGTGAAAAGTTTCGAAGAGGTGCTCGCCTTCGAGAAAACCGATCCATCAGAAACTAACTTGGAGAA ATTTTGCAAATCACTCATACAAATCCGTGACCGCCACTCCGATGTAGTCCAAACAATGGCACAGGGTATATTGGAGCTGAAAGAAAGCCGCAACGGATCTATTGAACTATCCACTGAGCTGTCTATTCAGTATTTTCTCGATCGTCTTTACATGTCTCGTATTAGTATACGCATGCTTATCAATCAGCACA CAATACTGTTTGGAGAAATACCCCAAACGGGACGACATATTGGTAGCATAGATCCTTTATGTGATCCTCACATGGTCGTTAACGATGCTTACGAAAATGCTCGCTTTCTATGTGATCAATACTATCTAGCAAGTCCGGAGCTTGAGGTCGTCGAACATAACG AAATAGACAAGGGAAATTCAATCAAGATTGTGTATGTACCTTCCCACTTGTACCACATGTTGTTTGAACTTTTCAAAAATGCGATGCGTGCCGTCATGGAacaccacggaacggaagacgATGTCCCACCGATAAAGGTTACAATAGTGAAAGGCAAAGAAGATATTTGTGTTAAAATGTCCGACCAGGGCGGTGGCATTCCGCGTTCACAAGTGGATCAACTGTTCAAATACATGTACAGTACAGCGCCTCAACCGCCGAAATCAAAAACCGATTTACCATTGGTTCCGCTAGCGG GTTATGGATACGGTTTACCAATATCTAGATTGTATGCTCGTTACTTTCACGGTGATTTAGTTTTGTTCTCTTGTGAAGGCTATGGATCGGATGCAATTATTTATCTGAAA GCTTTTTCTGATGAAGCAAACGAATTACTTCCGatattcaacaaaacaagcaCACGATTCTACAAAGCAACCGTGCCGACCGGAGACTGGTCGAATCAG GGAAAGAACTTTACCAACAGATTGTTGTAG
- the LOC128271466 gene encoding succinate dehydrogenase assembly factor 3, mitochondrial, protein MQHGRKVKLLYKSILRMHRGLPEALQDLGNKYVKEEFKRHKNCSVVESQLFINEWAEYALILAEQLGLRGKPVGMIGANLSEKQLQFFRDEQLSQLYELLQEAKR, encoded by the exons atgCAGCATGGTAGAAAAGTGAAACTGTTATACAAAAGTATACTGCGAATGCATCGGG GTCTCCCGGAAGCACTGCAGGATTTAGGCAACAAATATGTAAAAGAAGAGTTTAAACGACACAAAAATTGTTCTGTCGTCGAGAGCCAATTGTTCATAAACGAATGGGCA GAATACGCTTTGATCTTAGCGGAACAGTTAGGCTTACGAGGTAAGCCCGTGGGAATGATTGGAGCAAATTTGTCGGAGAAGCAATTGCAGTTCTTTCGAGATGAACAACTGTCTCAACTATACGAACTACTGCAAGAAGCTAAGCGGTGA
- the LOC128271465 gene encoding dihydrofolate reductase produces MVMKFNCIVAVCENRGIGINGDLPWKLKHELRYFSRMTKKVLDSSKRNAVIMGRKTYFGVPETKRPLSDRLNIVLTRNPADHMFPPEVIVCGSLQEAIRKLDSTDHGANIENVWIVGGSSVYKEAMESDRCHRVYLTEIKQSFECDAYFPTLPESYLSVANEADVPDEVQEENGIQYEYKTYENQRCKS; encoded by the exons ATggtaatgaaatttaattgcATCGTTGCGGTCTGCGAGAACAGAGGAATCGGAATCAACGGGGATCTACCATGGAAGCTAAA ACATGAGCTAAGATACTTTTCTCGTATGACGAAAAAAGTATTGGATAGCAGCAAGCGAAATGCAGTGATCATGGGAAGAAAGACGTACTTCGGAGTGCCCGAGACTAAGCGCCCGTTGTCGGATCGCTTAAATATAGTTCTCACGCGCAATCCAGCCGACCATATGTTTCCGCCAGAAGTAATTGTTTGTGGCAGTCTTCAAGAAGCTATACGCAAGCTAGATTCGACTGACCATGGTGCAAATATCGAGAACGTCTGGATCGTCGGTGGCAGTAGCGTGTACAAAGAGGCAATGGAATCGGATCGTTGTCATCGTGTCTATTTAACGGAAATTAAACAGAGTTTCGAATGTGACGCATACTTCCCGACACTGCCCGAATCGTACCTGAGTGTTGCAAATGAAGCAGATGTACCTGACGAGGTGCAGGAGGAAAACGGAATTCAATACGAGTATAAAACCTACGAAAATCAACGCTGCAAATCATGA